The nucleotide window AGTCATGTCTATTCCCGGCAATGTGTTTCTGCTGCCTAAACGATGCAGTTACAGCTCAGAAAAacagattacgcagcctgataatctcaatttttttttttatttcattgattcaaatAGTCAAATTTGTATTGCGATTTATCATTGCACAATATCACTACTACATTACATTcacctaaggctgctgggccatagaaggttcacgctgcacgctacacgttcacgtgaagaaccggaccctgggccattaaacttcatgcttggatgttcacgtgttgcgtctgttctactttgaccgagtaaccaacaatacggactcttcggatgacgacaattgcctcattctgcttttactgagacagaggaagagaaaaaggaacagaatttggagccgagaacacttccttctgagagaaacccgtggtgaatttcaccgaacattctataatctgcttgacaatcccgatgaagaactatttttcaattataccattcaattatattttttctgaagttttcccctgaaagcatagagttatctccctagacccgttctgattggctggcgcggcggtgaccgcatgcattgactggaatttccatcttcacgcctagaaaaaagtgtgcatgttcatttctcgcttcacgcgtgaagtgtgcagcgtgaacgccgttctatggcccagagcaagtcatgctacgtttgtccacttttctttacacgcgtgtagcgtgtagtgtgcagcatgcagcgtgaaccttctatggcccagcagcctaaaacACTGGACCGATGTGGAGACAGATTTGTTGATCCTGTCATTTTTTATACAGGATTGAACATATGACTGATTTTGGTACTTGTCACACAGTATTTCTCAATATTACTGTATCTTAAAACCGAGACCTAAAATTTACAGTAAGCATGCACACATTAAATACGTAACAACGACGCATTTATTGTGCATTTCTTAAAGCACATCCTTGTAAAATTAACCAACTCACCCAGACCAGTCATTGAGGAACACCGTTGCAGCCTGCACCGTGTTGGGCAGCGCACCTTTCTGAAGCAAGCCACGTTTCCTGGCCAAGAAAGTCAAAAACTCCAGTGAGTTTCTGTAGTCGGGGACAGTGTACTGCAACATGATCTGAAGAAGAAACATTTCAGATGCAATTTATTTATCTGCATGCAATGATATATCATTTAAAAGATCATCCAAAACCCTTCTACTTTCATAACATTTAATGTTTTGAATGTGTGTCCAAACAGCAAGAGAAGACTATACCAGGAACATTGTTTCTCTCAGATACTTGGATGTCTAGAGTCTGGATTTTGCAAAGGATTTTCATTTACTATTGCAGAAGAGTGCTGACTTACATATACAGTTTGTGATAAAGTCAATCCAAAGATAAGTGCAATCATTGACACTTTAAATATttaaaattaagagatttaaaataaatattctCCTCACATGCTGCTGGTTGCACTGTTTCAACACACTCTTGACAGCTTCGAGAGGATTCTCTTCTTTCTCGTCCACCTGGAGACTCCTCAGAGCCAGCTTCTCACCAGAGTTACACGGAGCTGCCACTATAGCTGGACTGTCGATCATCTTCAACTTTTTAGAAATATGTACTTCCTGCATACATCTGGAAAATAAGACAATACATCCTCAATCCAAGCATTAATTTACTCGCAAGTTTTAAAGATTTTTAAACACTTTGAAGCTCAGTGTTGGATTGAATTCAGACTCCATGGTCATGGTCAGATCAATACAGTTAGTTCATCATGCTTCATAAGATTCCCACAGTGCACAAGAGACAAACAGCAAAGGTTCCCAGACCAGGCACAGACTTCGGGGGGGAGCCAATTTTGCTCCTCAGAAAACAGAGCTGGGAAATCAAGAGGTGGAGAAGACCAACTCCCTGAATCAtgtaaactcaacaaaaataaaaactttacactcgtttcaaagtcaataatttgaacattttggaaaataggtttgaaataacgattgtattcaattatcttgtcattaaagatgctatagcatacagatcatgtttgtcatggaatcggttccaccggaaatgcgacgacaatgtccatgatcaaaaactgtgagtcacaacttaatgaaatcatgtcaatatcgggtgtgtcctccatgggcgttcacaactgcgatacaacgtctcctcatggattggatgatgcgtctgaacacagcttggggaatgcgccaccatatttgtaccaacatggcaccaagctcctgcaagttctgtggagggttccagtggttcctgtggtgccagtttgatggagacatgtctggagattatggatggtctgtcgactgcatcccataaccctcgcaacgtcagtgacggatgttcccgtattcagcatgccaatggcacgttcacgctgaatgtttgacagtcgtggcattgcaaattaacgaataattaaccataaaaccttgtttttctgagatgacactctactctgctaccgtgagatcaattgcacgtgtatcaataggtcacgtcacttgtgtcacgtggaaacgtgattttagcgtgcagtgctctcgcacgtgctacgtaggcccgaccagtagaatgaatgtgtgacgtaatgcccttgacaatgcatttaaccataatcacaacaagaactctttcaagaaaagtttctaaacactatttgaaaaataatgagtgtcaagtttttatttttgctgagtatattagAAACTGcatgacaaaaaacaaaaacagtaattaATGTGTCATTGAAGATTTTTAGGAGCTCCCATTGTCAGCAGTTGAACAGTcagaagtaaaaaataaataaaatattcaagGAGTAAACCTTGATAGGTCCTTTTCTGCTCCATTGAATGTCCTCGACTGAACTGGGAACCTCTGATATTTGGTTGAGGTGACAAACAAACTCACTTGGTCAGTCCTCGCTGTACTCCAGCATTACACACTCTGATACCTTTTAAAGTGTTTATGATGCTGCTCTTTCCGACATTAGGGAAACCTGAACAAATGCAGATAACCGATATTTAACGAGTGCTTATTCCAGAAAGTCATCACCGACTTGTATGTAACAGAAAACCCATCATGTGTCACTTTATAAATGAACAATCATAATATTCATGATTTTCAGTGTGAAGTTCACGCCTTACCGACAACACCGACTTTGAGCATAGTCTCACTGCCTCGATTATCAGCCAAGAGGTCGAGTATCTGCATGAGAGAATCACAGCCGAACGATGCTGCTGCTCTGCTCCGGTCAATGGTACTGTTAGCACTGTTCGCTCTTTGCTTCTTCTCAAGCTAGAACAAGCCAACAAACCAATGCATTACAGTCATCAGAAGAGATCCtccaaaacaccaaaaaaaaaaaaaaatcacaagagtTTCTGGTTTGTACATACAACAGTCCTGTCCTGTAGCTGTGTAGATGATTTGAAGACAAATGTAGGACACTGTGCTTCAAGATATCGAACCCATTTCTCCAGATTGTCCTTGGGCACAAGATCTGATAgcaggcagaaagaaagaaaatgactcAGTTCTTCGCTATCTTATGTTTCAACAGCAATCATAACAGCGTACTGGTTACATACCGATTTTGTTTAATATAAACAGCAGCCGTTTCTTGCCTTCGTGCTTTAACACTGCTTCCTCCAGCTGAGGACAGCGGCAGCCCATCGGGTCCCTAGCATCCAGGACCTCCAAAATTACATCAGAGGCTTCGATAACCTGAGGAAGACATAACGTTATGAGAAACAAATGAGACATGATCGTCCTGAAATATACCCTACATAACAACACCTTCTGAAAGATGAGCACAAGTCTGAGCGAGTTTCACCTTATTCAATTCGGTGCATCTGAACATCTTTGAGCTTTTCTGTTTTGCTACAGCCGCCCTCGCTTCCCTCTGTGCTTTTACTTTCTCCTCCTGAAAATGTAACAATGGCAtcacatcacaaaaacataataTTTACATTTCTCCACATGGtaaaggtgggttttttttaatccaaagctACAAATGAGTGAGGCAAGTTCTACAAATGGAGTGGCAAAGATGGTGTAGGAGCAAACAAACCCTAGATTCATGTCACTGGTATTGCTTGTAGTTTGTCTGTTATGGGTCTATTTACATTCCAGTAATCTTTACCAATGAAAGTGACAATCACcttattcatttttttctttttcttcgccTGCACATCCTCACTGCTTTCTTCTTTGCTCTTCTTTCTCTTCTCAGCTCGCGCCTTCTGCTTCGCTAATTTGTTATTCTCTTTCAGCGCTTCAAGCTGCACCGCACAAACACATGGGTCAGTTGGGGAACTATAATGATACATAACGCAAAGAGTCAGACATGTCATTCAGATCCACCTCTTGCTTTCTCTGCTCTGCTTCTCTGAGGACTTCCTCCTTAAACGGTGCGCTGTTCGGGACGCCGATGTCCTTCTTGACCTTTCGTCTGATTccgctcttcttcgcctctttccTGAGTTTCCTGTTATGTTCTCGAACCTAGCAGAACAGAGGAGAAAAGATCTGAAATGTTGTCAAAACTGAAAACATCTGGATGTCTAGTGACCATACAGTCCTCAGTGTACGAGAAGAGAAACCGTTATTTCATCCCCTAACCCTAAGAAGTGCACTTGAGTAGGGAAAAGGGTGGGTTTGACATCACGGTGTGACAAAGCAAAACATGCTGAAACAGTGGCAAAAGGAACTTATCAGTGAAAATAACTACATAaccacattttgtgtgtgtatatttatttatttcagattTCTTACCTTTTTCTGGATTTTATAACGTTTGGAGCAAGGCATGCGCTTACTCGCCTTTTTTaactctgaagaagaagaagattttaaGTACTTCAGCATATTAGCTGAGTTAGCTTATATTGTACCACTCACTCTAAAACTAAAGATGGCAAGAAGTAATTAAATATATCTGTTCACCAGATAAACAAATACATGTAATAAATACAATTCATTATTCAATGACAGTTTAATATCCATTTTTGCTATAAATCTGTGTAAATATGACATATAAACGCGCTCACTTGGTCGCTTCATGGTTGTCGTTGCCACACGCTTTCTTCGCACGCGGATTCTCCCGTCTGTTTCCGGTTCCGGTCGTGCGAACTGACTCTAAATGCGTGTGTTTTTCGCGCCTGTATTGCGCCGAACCCCGCCTCCGTGGGATCAGGATTGGTTTGAATATTACTTTAGTTTACAATGCATGAAGTCTCTAAGCTCCTggtttattatttattaaagtagaaatattaaaaacaattacttatttacttattcaaaataataaaacatcttgcatctctctctctctctttacaaaTTTAGTCATTTTGAAGACccgtagaggaaaaaaaaactgcttttataaatatttgtaaatatgtttaattgaattttttttgaaATAATGTTTGATTCCCTCACGTGTTTTGTAATTTTGTATCGTATGGATAACTTCTTACTGTTTGTTGTGAGGTACGTGAATATTACTTAAGTTTACAATACTTGAAGCCCTTAAGTCCCGAGTTTATTATTAATGGTAATATAAATATTAAAAACAATTATGTATTTACTTTGCATTACTCAAAATAATAACACagcttgcatctctctctctctctctctctctctccaaattTAATCATTTTGAAGACCCGTGGAGAGAAAAAAatgatttatataaaatatttatatatgtttttatttaataatttaaaataatgtTTGATTCCCTCACGTGTTTTGTAATTTTGTATAGAATGTATAactttttgctgtttgttgtgaTATACGTAATATGCCATATTGTTTGTAaattccataataataataataataataataataataataataataataatgtggaatTTTGTCACATTAGGAACTGCACATTTATTACTTTATTCTAATAAAGCATAAAAAtcattacaaaataaaaaaaaagtgtacagaaaaaaatttaaatctaACATGCGTCCCCAATTTATTGATGAGCAGTTTTCGTCCTATGGTTGCTATGGTGATAAACAGTGAACGACATCTGAACTGTCCAATCACATGCCGGTTTGTCCATCCGATGTGCTTTAGCCAATCCGAGTGCAGAAGGCGGGACGTCTCGGTAAACGGGTGCGAAAAAATAACGCACTCCaaatggttaatttttttttccctgtaataaATCAAACAGGGTTTTGCGAATGTTTTGCTCACATTCGCAAAGAAGGCTGAAAAGAAACTGCAGGTAAGGCTTGTGTAGCGCGAAGGAAGTTTTTTTCCCTCCACTTCAGCCGTTCATGGTGAGTTAGCATCGCCGCTAGTTGAATAGAAAAGCGCCGGTGAAGAACAATTATCGGCTAACTGCTAGCTCGGGCTACGTCTGAAGATGCATACTAGCGTACTGGATAGTGTGCGAGGAATAAAATAGTCGTGAAAAAAACAGCGCGGTGCTTTGACATGCCGAGTAGGACGGGAATGTGCTGTTTGGGACGTTGCCTTTGTGTTTGTGTGCCGTCGCGACGCTGTTGAGGAACTGTCACCCAAACCCTTGTCCTCAGCCGCACATAACGGTGCTGCAGCACTAATGATATCAGCTCTCTGCAAAAGCCGGAGTTATTCAAAGGTTGAGGGAGATTTCTGTGCATGCATTTACCTTTGCAAAGTAAATATGCATGCATGTGTGCAGCCTTGCAACATGAACGGTTATGGCACGCATTACAAATAAAATCAGTGCATAATAAGACTATGCTTTTTGGGGAAAAAATCCTCCTTCTGTGTCCAATGATCTCATGATCCATTCaactaaaatggaaaaaatattcAACACAACTCAGTATTACTACGTGTAAAGACACTGTGCACTACTTTAAAGTAAAGATTACATATTAGAGCATCAATACTATACCAAGACCAGATAACCTGTCCTGACTTAACAGTGAATAAGGTGGTAGGTACGAGCAAAAGAAATGAGCTTTCTGCTCAAAGGAGATCAACGATTAAAAGCTCGAGTTGTATCACTCGCGTCCCATTGGAGATATTACATCTCACAGTTGAACGTCTGGGGATCCCCCAGGAGATGCTGGAGTCTGGGATCACTTCAGCCTGTTGCCATCTCGAGCCACACCAGGATAAGTGGGAGGAAAACAAAAAAAGCTGATTCTTTGCAAACTTCTAATTTTAGTGCTTGAATGTTTTGTTTgggttggcatggtggtgtagcacagtgttagcactgtcgcctcacagcaaaaaggtcctgggttgaagcccagcagccagcgagggcctttctgtgcggagtttgcatgttctccct belongs to Neoarius graeffei isolate fNeoGra1 chromosome 26, fNeoGra1.pri, whole genome shotgun sequence and includes:
- the gnl3 gene encoding guanine nucleotide-binding protein-like 3, translated to MKRPKLKKASKRMPCSKRYKIQKKVREHNRKLRKEAKKSGIRRKVKKDIGVPNSAPFKEEVLREAEQRKQELEALKENNKLAKQKARAEKRKKSKEESSEDVQAKKKKKMNKEEKVKAQREARAAVAKQKSSKMFRCTELNKVIEASDVILEVLDARDPMGCRCPQLEEAVLKHEGKKRLLFILNKIDLVPKDNLEKWVRYLEAQCPTFVFKSSTQLQDRTVLEKKQRANSANSTIDRSRAAASFGCDSLMQILDLLADNRGSETMLKVGVVGFPNVGKSSIINTLKGIRVCNAGVQRGLTKCMQEVHISKKLKMIDSPAIVAAPCNSGEKLALRSLQVDEKEENPLEAVKSVLKQCNQQHIMLQYTVPDYRNSLEFLTFLARKRGLLQKGALPNTVQAATVFLNDWSGAKLSFCSKVPEREGIPPHLTEAMVTEMQTGVGLDQIKVANKQVIKRVRNPNLSMTIAFNSKGLTAGILNVGEIPEEKETLGERKVEEGGREEDEDIFEETAETKDTEEIETTDSKKAQTPKRRKQKKGNSHPVSVNIDLLAVHKNDDDDAYDFSTDFV